A single window of Drosophila suzukii chromosome 3, CBGP_Dsuzu_IsoJpt1.0, whole genome shotgun sequence DNA harbors:
- the LOC108011283 gene encoding uncharacterized protein, translating to MSNRNLVKVFLLVALLGLSLMPFSQALPKRGRKRSFGLGLAGGVLAGGALGALAVRAHQAPAAAPAPPVAVVHHHYPAGVPAPVAVVEPARPDSRKTTVIETGTPDANGCYKQTIREPNPNNPKSYTETQHLICPTLQQANQPAPAIAPSPAHVPVMPQPLPVFPAPLAGPPAPAAAPAAPAAPAAPAAPPAVAPAPVPAAVAPAAPVAMHPAAVPVAIPAPAPVAPAVHPSAGQPQVILLSKKTVYYPKKRSSAPTLNIPQGVLTMLVIFYSIKALII from the exons ATGTCTAATCGCAATCTGGTTAAAGTCTTTCTCCTGGTGGCATTGCTCGGCTTGAGTTTAATGCCATTTAGCCAAGCACTTCCAAAACGAGGTCGTAAGCGGTCCTTCG GCTTGGGTCTTGCGGGTGGAGTTTTAGCTGGAGGAGCTTTAGGCGCCCTTGCGGTCAGGGCCCATCAGGCTCCAGCTGCCGCACCTGCTCCTCCGGTGGCGGTCGTCCATCACCACTATCCTGCAGGTGTCCCTGCTCCCGTTGCTGTGGTGGAACCAGCCCGTCCAGATTCCAGGAAGACGACCGTCATCGAGACCGGCACCCCCGATGCCAATGGATGCTACAAGCAAACCATCCGGGAACCCAATCCCAACAATCCAAAGTCCTACACGGAAACGCAGCATCTGATTTGTCCCACGCTGCAGCAGGCCAACCAGCCAGCTCCTGCGATTGCCCCAAGTCCTGCTCACGTTCCTGTGATGCCGCAGCCCTTGCCGGTGTTCCCTGCTCCCTTGGCAGGacctcctgctcctgctgctgctcctgctgcccctgctgctcctgctgctcctgctgcccCTCCTGCAGTGGCTCCAGCTCCCGTCCCAGCTGCAGTCGCTCCTGCTGCTCCTGTAGCCATGCATCCTGCTGCAGTTCCTGTGGCTATTCCAGCTCCCGCTCCGGTTGCCCCCGCTGTTCACCCCAGTGCTGGACAGCCCCAAGTGATCCTACTGTCCAAGAAAACCGTGTACTACCCTAAAAAGCGATCATCAGCACCCACACTCAACATTCCCCAGGGAGTGCTAACGATGCTGGTGATCTTCTACAGCATCAAGGCTCTTATAATTTAA
- the nxf4 gene encoding nuclear RNA export factor 1 gives MFSTPRQNSTEGPLCHSTPRSESYASQNESRPVANLPVSVYGWYRVLVFSSDRRESVNRVLRRLRRILNPMKLDPRYKHSGGEYDDLEDSGAQFTFYVDSYNVASALFRRGRLDNRVWLKVSDRMPSVRITSAFKLRLKRVIFERYDPEQRSLDLTLFHMDEAWRGEFCALAEQNCMSTAVGIMEQYLPQLEHLILDRNHLTTLWMFRQSERRFPWLQWVSLKNNDITNLEVLRGFQYLPLVALNLERNLLPPAYEGQVLSIWPRLQFLNDIPVMRYI, from the coding sequence atgttttccacACCTCGACAAAACTCCACTGAAGGTCCTTTGTGCCACTCCACTCCGAGATCAGAGAGCTACGCATCTCAGAACGAGTCCAGACCTGTGGCCAACCTTCCCGTGAGTGTTTATGGATGGTATCGGGTGCTTGTATTCAGCAGCGATCGTCGGGAGTCCGTCAACCGAGTGCTGCGACGCCTTCGAAGGATTTTGAACCCGATGAAACTAGACCCTCGCTATAAGCACTCTGGCGGGGAGTATGACGATCTTGAGGACTCAGGCGCCCAGTTCACATTCTACGTGGACAGCTACAACGTAGCGAGTGCTTTGTTCCGCCGTGGAAGGCTGGATAATCGCGTGTGGTTGAAGGTCAGTGACCGGATGCCCTCGGTCCGGATTACCTCGGCTTTCAAGTTGCGATTGAAACGTGTGATTTTCGAAAGGTACGATCCTGAGCAGCGCAGCCTGGATCTCACACTGTTCCACATGGACGAGGCCTGGCGTGGGGAATTCTGCGCCCTGGCTGAGCAGAACTGCATGAGCACGGCTGTCGGCATTATGGAGCAATATTTGCCGCAGTTGGAGCATCTGATACTGGACCGGAACCACCTGACCACCCTGTGGATGTTCAGGCAATCGGAGAGGCGTTTTCCCTGGCTCCAATGGGTGTCTCTGAAAAACAATGACATCACTAACCTTGAAGTATTGCGGGGTTTCCAATATCTTCCGCTCGTCGCATTGAACCTCGAGAGAAATCTTCTGCCGCCTGCTTACGAAGGCCAagtcttaagtatatggccaCGTCTGCAGTTTCTCAATGATATCCCTGTGATGCGCTACATTTAA